One genomic region from Vanacampus margaritifer isolate UIUO_Vmar chromosome 2, RoL_Vmar_1.0, whole genome shotgun sequence encodes:
- the LOC144043471 gene encoding G-protein coupled receptor 183, whose product MAANASWPTPVNWTARDNVTAKPFSVFDGCDSQVEGILFDLTLQCINVVVGIPANLLVIAVLVHNRKEPTTSDIYLGSLAFMDAYFGSMTPVSFLNLYHWQSKEVWSALKFSYGVKDTSGPLFLSCICLDRFMAVVFPLAFGRLRHVKYRLGLSALVFGLTFAYSAAKVVGGLPDFEKVFTGEILATFTWMVVCNASILWALKKSGGVGKDDMRPMKRKAFKIVLSILCIIVVNYLPPVALFPFEDYYSPDIFRCYVQPVGFAFLNISSTIQPLVYLSRLDKVPFLPEACVRKWCPCVAQEKDKTTPRQTTSN is encoded by the coding sequence ATGGCCGCCAACGCATCCTGGCCGACGCCGGTGAACTGGACAGCTCGGGACAACGTGACGGCCAAACCCTTCAGCGTGTTTGACGGCTGCGACTCCCAAGTGGAAGGCATCCTGTTTGACCTGACGCTGCAGTGCATCAATGTGGTGGTGGGCATTCCTGCCAACTTGCTGGTTATTGCCGTGCTGGTGCACAACCGCAAAGAGCCAACCACCTCCGACATCTACCTGGGCTCCCTGGCCTTCATGGACGCCTACTTCGGCTCCATGACGCCCGTCAGCTTCCTCAACCTTTACCACTGGCAGAGCAAGGAGGTGTGGTCCGCCCTCAAGTTCTCCTACGGGGTGAAGGACACCAGCGGGCCTCTCTTCCTCTCCTGCATCTGCCTGGACCGCTTCATGGCCGTGGTCTTCCCGCTGGCGTTCGGCCGGCTCCGGCACGTCAAGTACCGGCTGGGTCTGTCGGCGCTGGTCTTCGGTCTCACCTTCGCCTACTCGGCCGCCAAGGTGGTAGGCGGCCTGCCCGACTTCGAGAAGGTGTTCACCGGCGAGATCCTGGCCACGTTCACCTGGATGGTGGTGTGCAACGCCAGCATCTTGTGGGCTCTGAAGAAGTCGGGCGGCGTGGGCAAGGACGACATGCGGCCCATGAAGAGGAAGGCCTTCAAAATCGTGCTGTCCATCCTTTGCATCATCGTGGTCAACTACCTGCCGCCCGTGGCCCTCTTCCCTTTCGAGGACTACTACTCGCCCGACATCTTCCGCTGCTACGTGCAGCCCGTCGGATTCGCCTTCCTCAACATCAGCAGCACCATCCAGCCTCTGGTCTACCTGTCCCGCCTGGACAAGGTCCCGTTCCTGCCGGAAGCCTGCGTCCGCAAGTGGTGCCCCTGTGTCGCACAGGAGAAAGATAAAACGACGCCGAGGCAGACCACATCTAACTAA